Proteins co-encoded in one Meiothermus sp. genomic window:
- a CDS encoding baseplate J/gp47 family protein, producing MPSLQQLLQPRTRDQVMAALISFLQAKGYPPTDWIEGSVQRTLVELQAAGLADLEALRLEIARGGFLDTATGDYLDLLGQSAYALARKQATFARQTFRLTAQAGFGPYSIQPGQLWVGNAAGLRFNNLDGGTLPLGGTLDLEFRAESPGAAYNLPLGSGTIMFTPLPGVTIVNTAVLEAAIDKESDAAFRERCRLRWGELGYGATRAAYESWALSSTPSITKVRVLDNNPRGQGTVDVVVWGEGGLGSGAVAAADAYIQQRKPVTANVQVYAATQVNIAITATIRLKAGFLTQVQAEVASRLAAFQQSLPIGAIVYRSALVEALFVANVLDVALTAPPADQTLTPTQVANFNLSATYQEI from the coding sequence GTGCCTAGCCTGCAACAGCTTTTGCAGCCTCGCACCCGCGACCAGGTGATGGCGGCGCTGATTTCCTTCCTCCAGGCCAAGGGCTACCCACCCACCGACTGGATCGAGGGCAGCGTGCAGCGCACCCTGGTGGAGCTCCAGGCGGCAGGACTGGCCGACCTCGAGGCCCTCCGCCTGGAGATTGCCAGGGGCGGATTTCTGGACACTGCGACCGGGGATTACCTGGATTTGCTGGGCCAGAGCGCCTATGCTTTGGCCCGCAAGCAAGCCACCTTTGCCCGGCAAACCTTCCGGCTCACCGCCCAGGCCGGGTTTGGCCCCTACAGCATCCAGCCCGGCCAGCTTTGGGTGGGCAATGCCGCCGGATTGCGCTTTAACAACCTGGACGGCGGCACCCTCCCCCTGGGCGGCACGCTGGATCTGGAGTTCCGGGCCGAAAGTCCTGGCGCTGCCTACAACCTGCCATTAGGCTCGGGCACGATCATGTTTACCCCACTACCAGGCGTAACCATTGTGAACACGGCGGTGCTGGAAGCAGCCATTGATAAAGAGAGCGACGCCGCCTTTCGGGAGCGCTGCCGCCTGCGCTGGGGCGAGCTGGGTTATGGTGCCACCCGGGCCGCCTATGAAAGCTGGGCGCTGTCCAGCACCCCATCGATTACCAAGGTGCGGGTGCTGGACAACAACCCACGCGGTCAGGGCACGGTGGACGTGGTGGTCTGGGGGGAGGGCGGCCTGGGGTCGGGGGCTGTGGCGGCTGCGGATGCATACATCCAACAGCGCAAACCCGTGACGGCAAACGTGCAGGTCTATGCCGCCACCCAGGTGAACATTGCCATAACCGCCACCATCCGCCTGAAGGCCGGCTTCCTCACCCAGGTGCAGGCCGAGGTTGCTTCCCGACTAGCTGCTTTCCAACAAAGCCTTCCCATCGGGGCAATCGTATATCGATCGGCTCTGGTCGAGGCGCTGTTTGTGGCTAATGTCCTGGACGTGGCCCTAACTGCCCCCCCTGCCGACCAAACGTTGACCCCCACGCAGGTGGCTAACTTCAACCTGAGCGCCACCTATCAGGAGATTTAG
- a CDS encoding HU family DNA-binding protein, producing the protein MNRTELIEHIHAQTGLSKKQAQAALKAALTAIEYALADGKEVQLTGFGTFVTARRAARKGTRPGSGEAIQIPAKTVVRFRPGKYLREAVS; encoded by the coding sequence ATGAACCGAACCGAACTGATCGAGCACATCCACGCGCAGACCGGCCTGAGCAAGAAGCAGGCCCAGGCGGCCCTGAAGGCTGCCCTGACGGCCATCGAATACGCCCTGGCGGACGGCAAGGAGGTGCAGCTCACCGGCTTTGGCACCTTCGTGACCGCCCGCCGTGCGGCCCGCAAGGGCACCCGGCCCGGCAGCGGGGAGGCGATTCAGATCCCCGCCAAGACGGTGGTGCGCTTCCGTCCCGGCAAATACCTGCGGGAGGCGGTGAGCTAG
- a CDS encoding DUF2586 family protein yields the protein MTGLPRVEVKPQDFGIGSVPVSGEGVHVKIGVATVLAPNTLVTVTSPQGAKEQVGGKLAEAAALAFGEGTQAVICLAANPSVAGVAGAVTKTGTGTATLTLTGSTPRDDYKLRVRITRAAANLAAAQAAFEYSLDDGNTYSPETAVPVSGVYIIPDTGLTLTWTDGTFVVGDTYTATCTAPGYTLTDLINALNVLFARTELSYRFIHVVGAATPTVAAGVNTALETQANDANNPRFIHAILDTADDTDANLIAAFSSFTSVRVGAGGRYADVVSPITGLVMKRPSAWVIAGRYSGRPVEEHPGRYASGALKTVVKLHGDESVTRALDAARFATLRTIQGGFYITRGRLFAPPGSDYEQVQLREVMDVACEMAYRAWLRWLNEQIQVSAQTGRILEREALRIEAYVQGLVRTALRGKVSIDENTDQPAVYVRIDRAENILSTKTIPYDISIVPLGYAERITGKVRFFNPQLQPVA from the coding sequence ATGACCGGCCTGCCCCGGGTAGAGGTCAAACCCCAGGACTTTGGCATCGGCTCGGTGCCGGTTAGCGGGGAGGGAGTACACGTCAAAATTGGGGTGGCCACGGTATTGGCCCCAAATACCCTGGTGACCGTGACCAGCCCCCAGGGCGCCAAGGAACAGGTGGGTGGCAAGCTGGCCGAGGCCGCCGCCCTGGCCTTTGGCGAGGGCACCCAGGCGGTGATCTGCCTGGCTGCCAATCCCAGCGTGGCCGGGGTCGCCGGGGCCGTCACCAAGACCGGCACCGGCACCGCCACGCTGACCCTGACCGGCAGCACCCCCCGCGACGATTACAAGCTCCGGGTGCGCATCACGCGGGCGGCGGCCAACCTCGCAGCGGCCCAGGCCGCTTTCGAATACAGCCTGGATGACGGCAACACCTACAGCCCGGAGACCGCCGTGCCGGTCTCGGGGGTCTACATCATCCCGGACACCGGCCTGACCCTGACCTGGACCGACGGCACCTTCGTGGTGGGGGATACCTATACCGCCACCTGCACCGCCCCCGGCTACACCCTGACCGACCTGATCAACGCCCTGAACGTGCTGTTTGCCCGCACCGAGCTGTCGTATCGGTTCATCCACGTGGTGGGGGCGGCCACCCCCACGGTGGCCGCGGGCGTCAACACCGCCCTGGAAACCCAGGCCAACGACGCCAACAACCCCCGCTTCATTCACGCGATTCTGGACACCGCCGACGATACCGACGCCAACCTGATTGCTGCGTTTTCCAGCTTCACCAGCGTGCGGGTGGGGGCCGGGGGGCGCTACGCGGATGTGGTCAGCCCCATCACCGGCCTGGTGATGAAGCGGCCCTCGGCCTGGGTCATTGCGGGCCGCTACAGCGGGCGACCGGTGGAGGAGCACCCAGGGCGCTACGCCTCTGGGGCGCTCAAAACGGTGGTCAAGCTGCACGGGGACGAATCGGTCACCCGGGCGCTGGACGCGGCTCGCTTCGCCACCTTGCGCACCATCCAGGGCGGCTTCTACATCACCCGGGGCCGGCTGTTCGCCCCGCCCGGCAGCGACTACGAGCAGGTGCAGCTCCGCGAGGTGATGGACGTGGCCTGCGAGATGGCCTACCGGGCCTGGCTGCGCTGGCTCAACGAGCAGATCCAGGTCTCGGCCCAGACCGGGCGGATCCTGGAGCGGGAGGCCCTGCGCATCGAGGCCTACGTGCAGGGGCTGGTTCGCACTGCCTTGCGCGGCAAGGTCTCGATTGACGAGAACACCGACCAACCGGCGGTGTACGTGCGCATTGACCGCGCCGAGAACATCCTCAGCACCAAGACCATCCCCTACGACATCAGCATCGTCCCGCTGGGCTACGCCGAGCGGATCACCGGCAAGGTGCGGTTCTTCAACCCGCAGCTCCAGCCGGTAGCCTAG
- a CDS encoding gp436 family protein has protein sequence MPYLTLDELKTRKREDAMLYALDPENVGEWTVLAEERAEAAIQDAADTIDSFVSQRYTLPLPPVRALKRINADIAFYLILARRGFQEGTADDVVVRDYEEALKWLRLVAEGKAQIPADDGQPIPPGGSQGGVVPSEAKPEIESAGRVFGRDKLKGW, from the coding sequence ATGCCCTACCTCACGCTGGACGAGCTCAAAACCCGCAAGCGGGAAGACGCCATGCTCTACGCCCTCGACCCGGAAAACGTGGGCGAGTGGACGGTGCTGGCCGAGGAGCGGGCCGAGGCGGCCATCCAGGACGCCGCCGACACCATTGATAGCTTCGTCAGCCAGCGCTACACCCTGCCGCTGCCGCCGGTGCGGGCGCTCAAGCGCATCAACGCCGACATCGCCTTCTACCTGATTCTGGCCCGCCGGGGCTTCCAGGAGGGCACCGCCGACGATGTGGTGGTGCGCGATTACGAGGAAGCCCTCAAGTGGCTGCGGCTGGTGGCCGAGGGCAAGGCCCAGATTCCCGCCGACGACGGCCAGCCCATCCCACCAGGGGGCTCCCAGGGGGGCGTGGTGCCCTCGGAGGCCAAACCGGAGATCGAATCCGCAGGCCGGGTATTTGGCCGAGACAAACTCAAAGGTTGGTAG
- a CDS encoding phage minor head protein yields MPWQVRADPLRFEEAEAFLRQKVPLAQQEYRALTLQEAQQAFTLAGVAQLDLIHETLQSLQTALEAGTPYEEWARLIGPRLSAAWGGAKPWRLELIFRQNILGAYAAGRYEQQTDPQVRVARPYWMYDAVLDSGTTPICRGLNGLIRPADDPVWERIYPPNHFGCRAGVRSLTGREAEARGGVTPLPPGLEVPPGFARPPTARWEPDPAKYPPELWEALQGKLAERIEIGREILELEGRLSRTERRTLLRGVEGLRINRWLRENPIAGIKLLPKLPETREGTVFFGNYDPKTRRISLAFPRPERTWASDKPLGELTSVSFSGKSPIQAVAITLVHELSHHIYSALRDDIENRVFVRYMETKKQGRVVSRRANINVLEWFAEVAAAYRFLRTDLRRFDPESFAIIEEVFESLR; encoded by the coding sequence ATGCCCTGGCAGGTGCGGGCCGACCCTCTCCGCTTTGAAGAGGCCGAGGCCTTTCTGCGCCAGAAGGTGCCGCTCGCCCAGCAGGAATACCGCGCACTAACACTGCAAGAGGCGCAGCAGGCCTTCACGTTGGCGGGGGTGGCGCAGCTCGACCTGATCCACGAGACCCTGCAATCCCTCCAGACCGCGTTAGAGGCGGGCACCCCTTACGAGGAGTGGGCCCGTTTGATCGGGCCGCGGCTCTCGGCGGCCTGGGGAGGGGCGAAACCCTGGCGGCTGGAGTTGATTTTCCGCCAGAACATCCTAGGGGCGTATGCCGCCGGGCGGTACGAGCAGCAAACCGACCCCCAGGTGCGGGTTGCCCGTCCCTACTGGATGTACGACGCCGTGCTGGACTCTGGCACTACCCCCATCTGCCGGGGCCTGAATGGCCTGATTCGACCAGCAGACGACCCCGTATGGGAACGCATCTATCCTCCCAACCACTTCGGCTGCCGGGCGGGGGTGCGCAGCCTGACCGGACGTGAGGCAGAGGCCAGGGGAGGGGTAACCCCACTGCCCCCTGGCCTGGAGGTGCCACCCGGATTTGCTCGGCCCCCCACGGCCAGATGGGAACCTGACCCGGCCAAATACCCCCCGGAGCTATGGGAAGCCCTGCAAGGCAAGCTGGCCGAGCGGATTGAGATTGGCCGGGAGATTCTGGAGCTCGAGGGAAGGCTCAGCAGAACCGAAAGGAGGACATTGCTGCGTGGGGTAGAGGGGTTGCGAATCAACCGATGGCTTCGGGAAAATCCCATAGCCGGAATTAAGCTCTTGCCAAAACTGCCGGAAACACGCGAAGGAACAGTATTTTTCGGCAACTACGACCCCAAAACCCGTCGCATAAGTTTGGCCTTCCCGCGCCCAGAACGAACTTGGGCCAGCGATAAACCGCTGGGAGAACTGACTTCCGTGTCGTTTTCAGGCAAGTCTCCGATACAGGCCGTAGCTATCACCCTTGTACACGAGTTGAGCCACCACATTTACAGCGCGCTGCGGGACGACATCGAAAACCGCGTGTTTGTCAGGTACATGGAAACCAAGAAGCAGGGCCGTGTAGTTTCCAGACGCGCCAACATAAATGTTTTGGAGTGGTTTGCGGAGGTAGCCGCCGCATACCGCTTCCTACGCACCGACCTCAGGAGGTTTGACCCCGAGTCGTTTGCTATAATCGAGGAAGTCTTTGAGTCCTTGAGGTAG
- a CDS encoding terminase large subunit domain-containing protein: MASSDVILLPYQQRWVADKSRFKIGLLARQTGKSFAASLEAVLDALEYRGNLWIFLSRGERQSLELAEKAKRHCEAIRVVAELYQENFDVATKQYVIQFPNGSRIISLPANPDTARGYSGNVLLDEFAFHQDSREIWGAIYPTITRNERYKIRVISTPNGQSGKFWELWQGGAGDIWSRHRVDIYDAVREGLAIDPEVLRQGIRDPLKWQQEYLLEFVEENTAWLPYDLIATCESDQARTEGELEGELYLGMDIGRRRDLSVIWVAELVGDVLWTRKVVWLERTPFSVQREVLYGLLPRVRRAAIDATGLGMQLAEEARQRYGSKVEPVLFTNAVKEVLAITLRRRFEDRQIRIPPHERIRESLHAVRRIATSAGNFRFDAERDEAGHADEFWAAALAVHAAARPGGPIAFERVAGPRLEKGAW; the protein is encoded by the coding sequence ATGGCCTCGAGTGACGTCATCCTGCTGCCCTACCAGCAGCGCTGGGTGGCCGATAAAAGCCGCTTCAAGATCGGCCTGCTGGCCCGCCAGACCGGAAAATCCTTCGCCGCCTCGCTGGAGGCGGTGCTGGACGCCCTGGAGTACCGGGGCAACCTGTGGATTTTCCTCTCCCGGGGCGAGCGCCAGAGCCTGGAGCTGGCCGAGAAGGCCAAGCGGCACTGCGAGGCCATCCGGGTGGTGGCCGAGCTCTACCAGGAAAACTTCGACGTGGCCACCAAGCAGTACGTGATCCAGTTCCCCAACGGCAGCCGCATCATCAGCCTGCCGGCCAACCCCGACACCGCCCGGGGCTACTCGGGCAACGTGCTGCTGGACGAGTTTGCCTTCCACCAGGACTCCCGCGAGATCTGGGGGGCCATCTACCCCACCATCACCCGCAATGAGCGCTACAAGATTCGGGTGATCAGCACCCCCAACGGCCAGAGCGGCAAGTTCTGGGAGCTCTGGCAGGGCGGCGCGGGCGACATCTGGAGCCGGCACCGGGTGGACATCTACGACGCGGTGCGGGAGGGCCTGGCCATAGACCCCGAGGTGCTCCGCCAGGGCATCCGCGACCCCCTGAAGTGGCAGCAGGAGTACCTGCTGGAGTTCGTGGAGGAAAACACCGCCTGGCTGCCCTACGACCTGATCGCCACCTGCGAGAGCGACCAGGCCCGCACCGAGGGGGAGCTGGAGGGCGAGCTGTACCTGGGCATGGACATCGGGCGGCGCCGCGACCTGAGCGTGATCTGGGTGGCCGAGCTGGTGGGGGACGTGCTCTGGACGCGGAAGGTGGTCTGGCTCGAGCGCACCCCCTTCAGCGTCCAGCGGGAGGTGCTCTACGGCCTGCTGCCCAGGGTGCGCCGGGCGGCCATTGACGCCACCGGCCTGGGCATGCAACTGGCCGAGGAGGCCCGCCAGCGCTATGGCAGCAAGGTGGAGCCGGTGCTGTTCACCAACGCGGTCAAGGAGGTTCTGGCCATCACCCTGCGGCGGCGCTTCGAGGATCGGCAGATTCGCATCCCCCCCCACGAACGCATCCGCGAGAGCCTGCACGCGGTGCGGCGGATTGCCACCAGCGCGGGCAACTTCCGCTTTGATGCGGAGCGGGACGAGGCCGGCCACGCCGACGAGTTCTGGGCGGCGGCCCTGGCCGTGCATGCGGCGGCCCGGCCCGGCGGCCCCATCGCCTTCGAGCGGGTGGCCGGCCCCCGGCTGGAGAAAGGAGCCTGGTAA
- a CDS encoding phage tail protein has product MPGQEIDLVQVRLYEDWLPELAPPWLQKDRGWALLAGWGRALDEYSSLVVTGLLARWVHLAPEDALNRLGTERGLIRYPGESLESWRTRVVGAWEFWRWSGTEYGLSLALLQLGYSSAIVPVWTYDSARWSEFDVFIYPATRSYDGSPDERSRILAIINQIKAAHTRLAKLTYVSFGPLTWDPPGLTWDPPGQVWGDSPVQLYP; this is encoded by the coding sequence ATGCCGGGCCAGGAGATTGATTTAGTCCAAGTCCGGCTCTACGAGGACTGGCTGCCCGAGCTGGCCCCGCCCTGGCTGCAAAAAGACCGGGGTTGGGCGCTCCTGGCCGGCTGGGGTCGTGCGCTGGACGAGTACAGCTCTTTGGTTGTTACTGGCTTACTGGCCCGCTGGGTGCATTTGGCGCCGGAGGATGCACTTAATCGCCTGGGCACAGAGCGGGGCCTTATCCGGTATCCGGGAGAGAGCCTCGAGAGCTGGCGCACCCGCGTGGTCGGCGCCTGGGAGTTCTGGCGGTGGTCGGGCACGGAGTACGGCCTGTCACTGGCCCTGCTACAGCTTGGCTACTCATCTGCGATTGTCCCGGTCTGGACGTATGATAGCGCGCGCTGGAGCGAGTTTGATGTTTTCATCTACCCCGCCACCCGGAGCTACGACGGCTCGCCGGATGAGCGCAGCAGAATCCTGGCTATCATCAACCAAATCAAAGCGGCCCATACCCGTTTGGCCAAGCTCACCTATGTGAGCTTTGGACCCTTGACCTGGGACCCGCCCGGCCTCACTTGGGACCCCCCTGGCCAGGTGTGGGGGGACTCGCCTGTACAACTGTACCCCTAG
- a CDS encoding DUF935 domain-containing protein, producing the protein MWLIEQVQKLLGRKPPLAPTAQTPSGRVLGGVSRGLEPAGLAAILRQAEQGDLTKQMELFEEIEEKDAYLASLLQTRKQAVLALDYEVLPADDSAEAQRIADQVVELLRNIDLETLLLDLLDATAKGVSVVAMRWEYHRLSRMQLPAEFTWVHPRNLSYDPDSGTLRMRTEGGLEPIPYGAALVHQYRAKSGAPTRAGLMRSLAWLYLFKNYAVKDWVTFLEMYGQPLVLGKYDPTASKDELNALKEAVAALGPEGRGVISKATEIEFKEAQRFGSADAYSRFIELIEREMAVAVTGSPLSSFDGAGGSNAMALTLDKISQRLTRSDAKAVYATLRRDLLVPFCHYNFDRADLAPVVEPIIREPEDLRTAAETIKTLVEAGTPIPTWYIHERFQIPAPQPEDEVLDPMRNQLRLASRGRRVKLASGEPAERARGFVNGMLFVDELIPSAVKQAAAVMQADLEQVVQVIEQSPDYPTLRRKLETLYADLDAGALAELLENALILANLAGRAAVREDL; encoded by the coding sequence ATGTGGCTGATTGAACAGGTGCAAAAACTGCTGGGCAGGAAGCCCCCCCTGGCCCCAACGGCCCAAACCCCCAGCGGGCGGGTGCTGGGCGGGGTCTCGCGGGGCCTGGAGCCCGCCGGGCTGGCGGCCATCCTGCGCCAGGCCGAGCAGGGCGACCTGACCAAGCAGATGGAGCTATTCGAGGAGATCGAGGAGAAGGATGCGTACCTGGCAAGCCTCCTACAAACGCGCAAACAGGCGGTGCTGGCCCTGGACTATGAGGTGCTACCCGCCGACGACTCGGCGGAAGCGCAGCGCATCGCGGATCAGGTAGTCGAGCTGCTGCGCAACATCGACCTGGAAACGCTGCTGCTGGACTTGCTGGATGCCACCGCCAAGGGGGTGAGCGTGGTGGCCATGCGCTGGGAGTACCACCGCCTGTCGCGGATGCAGCTCCCGGCGGAGTTCACCTGGGTTCACCCCCGCAACCTGAGCTACGACCCCGACAGCGGAACCTTGCGGATGCGCACCGAAGGGGGCCTGGAACCCATCCCCTACGGTGCGGCCCTGGTGCACCAGTACCGGGCCAAGTCGGGCGCCCCGACCCGGGCCGGGCTGATGCGGTCGCTGGCCTGGCTCTACCTCTTCAAAAACTACGCCGTCAAGGACTGGGTCACCTTCCTGGAGATGTACGGCCAGCCCCTGGTGCTGGGCAAGTACGACCCCACCGCCAGCAAGGACGAGCTGAACGCCCTCAAGGAGGCCGTGGCGGCCCTGGGCCCGGAGGGCCGGGGGGTGATCTCCAAGGCCACCGAGATCGAGTTCAAGGAGGCCCAGCGCTTCGGCAGCGCCGACGCCTACAGCCGCTTCATCGAGCTAATAGAGCGGGAGATGGCGGTGGCGGTGACCGGCTCACCCCTGAGCAGCTTTGACGGGGCGGGGGGCAGCAACGCGATGGCCCTCACGCTGGATAAAATCTCGCAACGGCTGACCCGCTCCGACGCCAAGGCGGTCTATGCCACCCTGCGCCGCGATTTGCTGGTGCCCTTCTGCCATTACAACTTCGACCGGGCCGATCTGGCGCCGGTGGTGGAACCGATTATTCGGGAACCGGAGGATCTGCGCACCGCCGCCGAGACCATCAAAACTTTGGTGGAGGCGGGGACGCCCATCCCCACCTGGTACATCCACGAGCGCTTCCAGATTCCCGCCCCCCAGCCCGAGGACGAGGTGCTCGACCCCATGCGGAACCAGCTCAGGCTGGCCTCGAGGGGGCGGCGGGTGAAGTTGGCCTCGGGGGAGCCAGCGGAGCGGGCTCGAGGCTTTGTCAACGGCATGCTATTTGTGGATGAACTGATTCCATCCGCCGTCAAACAGGCTGCCGCGGTCATGCAGGCCGACCTGGAGCAGGTTGTGCAGGTGATTGAGCAATCACCGGATTATCCCACATTGCGACGAAAACTGGAGACCCTGTACGCCGACCTGGATGCGGGAGCTTTGGCCGAGTTGCTGGAAAATGCCCTGATACTGGCGAACCTGGCGGGCCGGGCCGCGGTGAGGGAGGATCTCTGA
- a CDS encoding Mu-like prophage major head subunit gpT family protein → MREWLGERVFQNLAEASYTIQNRNFEATVAVDRNDIQDDNLGIYNMQFDQMGQAARMYPDDLVFSLLLNGQSNLCFDGQNFFDTDHPVSTVDSSLGVYANYATSRPLTTANYEATRAEMMAFRGDDGQPLEVMPTLLVVPPQLEGTARRILNADFVAGGDTNIWKGSADLLVVPKLASQPTAWYLLDTSRPIRPFVFQNRQNPEFVSKDDPTDDNVFMRRQFVYGVDARGNAGYSLPFLAYKCVG, encoded by the coding sequence ATGCGGGAGTGGCTGGGCGAGCGGGTCTTCCAGAACCTGGCCGAAGCCTCCTACACCATCCAGAACCGCAACTTCGAGGCTACCGTTGCGGTAGATCGCAACGACATCCAGGACGACAACCTGGGCATCTACAACATGCAGTTCGACCAGATGGGCCAGGCCGCCCGGATGTACCCCGACGACCTGGTGTTCTCCCTGCTCCTGAACGGGCAGTCGAACCTGTGCTTCGACGGCCAAAACTTTTTCGACACCGACCACCCGGTCTCCACGGTAGACAGCAGCCTGGGGGTATATGCCAACTACGCCACCAGCCGCCCCCTCACCACCGCCAACTACGAGGCCACCCGGGCCGAGATGATGGCCTTCCGGGGGGACGACGGCCAGCCGCTGGAAGTGATGCCCACCCTGCTGGTGGTGCCGCCCCAGCTCGAGGGCACCGCCCGCCGCATCCTCAACGCCGACTTCGTGGCCGGTGGGGATACCAACATCTGGAAGGGCTCCGCCGACCTGCTGGTGGTGCCCAAGCTGGCCAGCCAGCCCACCGCCTGGTATTTGCTGGACACGAGCCGCCCCATCCGGCCCTTCGTGTTCCAGAACCGCCAGAACCCCGAGTTCGTCAGCAAGGACGACCCCACCGACGACAACGTCTTCATGCGCCGCCAGTTTGTCTACGGGGTGGATGCCCGGGGGAACGCGGGCTACAGCCTGCCCTTCCTGGCGTACAAGTGCGTCGGTTAG
- a CDS encoding phage protease translates to MRRRHTGFNVFESQEPPAEFRIWAYGTVPFRWADGRQMDFLFTPEDAQEVIRRVQMPELPIDYEHRSQSPVDNGPVPAAGWFQLEARPDGLWAVNVRWTETAANLLRAGEYRHWSPVFWDEDGHIRQLDMIGLTNQPATVNQMPLVASAVGDSMREKLIRILGLAEDASEEQIEAALAELQNRAGQLEQAQALLAEAGIQAPIGSDEAHGQAMAAAANALLAARVSELEAELATLRTQALEGEAEAVIEAALSEGRIHAASREYWLDRYRQNPRAVRAHLASLRAGAAVPTGPLRPPAAPGDPLSETEKAIIAQTGVSVEKYLATKRRLEEQHA, encoded by the coding sequence GTGAGACGACGACATACCGGCTTCAACGTTTTTGAGTCCCAGGAGCCGCCCGCCGAGTTTCGGATCTGGGCCTACGGCACGGTGCCCTTCCGCTGGGCCGACGGCAGGCAGATGGACTTCCTGTTCACCCCGGAGGACGCCCAGGAGGTCATCCGGCGGGTGCAGATGCCCGAGCTCCCCATTGACTACGAGCACCGCAGCCAGTCACCGGTGGACAACGGGCCGGTTCCGGCAGCAGGGTGGTTCCAGCTCGAGGCCCGCCCCGACGGCCTGTGGGCCGTCAACGTGCGCTGGACCGAGACCGCGGCCAACCTGCTCAGGGCCGGGGAGTACCGCCACTGGTCGCCGGTCTTCTGGGACGAGGATGGGCACATCCGGCAACTGGACATGATCGGGCTGACCAACCAGCCCGCCACCGTCAACCAGATGCCCCTGGTGGCATCGGCAGTAGGAGATTCCATGCGAGAAAAACTGATTCGAATCCTCGGCCTGGCCGAAGACGCCAGCGAGGAGCAGATTGAGGCTGCCCTGGCCGAGCTGCAGAACCGGGCGGGGCAGCTCGAGCAGGCCCAGGCCCTGCTGGCCGAGGCGGGCATCCAGGCCCCCATCGGCAGCGATGAGGCCCACGGCCAGGCGATGGCCGCTGCCGCCAATGCCCTGCTGGCGGCCCGGGTAAGCGAGCTCGAGGCTGAGCTGGCCACCCTGCGCACCCAGGCCCTGGAGGGCGAGGCCGAGGCGGTGATCGAGGCCGCCCTCAGTGAAGGCCGCATCCACGCGGCCAGCCGCGAATACTGGCTGGATCGCTACCGCCAGAACCCCCGCGCGGTGCGGGCCCACCTGGCCAGCCTGCGGGCCGGGGCAGCCGTCCCCACCGGGCCCCTCCGGCCTCCGGCGGCCCCCGGCGACCCCCTCAGCGAGACCGAAAAAGCCATCATCGCCCAAACCGGCGTGAGCGTGGAGAAGTACCTGGCCACCAAGCGCCGTCTGGAGGAACAACATGCCTGA
- a CDS encoding phage virion morphogenesis protein yields MGRRHDPGPDSGPVEAVSVTGAFRELDRLIRFADRLRQPQFAAGLVKNLGQAALNQIDESFAGQKDPWDRPWKPSARAEATGGQTLRKSARLQRSMTSQSALKTDPQGFEIGTNVRYAATHQYGATIAPKRKQTLRFRVGKDWVQARRVEIPARPFIPEPELSPRWEQALEEAARAYLEKEIR; encoded by the coding sequence GTGGGACGCCGTCACGACCCTGGGCCGGATTCCGGCCCGGTGGAAGCCGTGAGCGTCACCGGCGCGTTCCGTGAGCTGGATCGGCTGATTCGCTTCGCCGACAGGCTGCGCCAGCCGCAGTTTGCCGCCGGGCTGGTGAAGAACCTGGGCCAGGCTGCGCTGAACCAGATTGACGAGTCCTTCGCGGGGCAAAAAGACCCCTGGGATCGGCCCTGGAAGCCCAGCGCCCGGGCCGAGGCCACCGGCGGCCAGACCCTGCGCAAATCGGCCCGGCTGCAGCGCTCCATGACCTCGCAGTCGGCCCTCAAGACCGACCCCCAGGGCTTCGAGATCGGCACCAACGTGCGCTATGCGGCCACCCACCAGTACGGCGCCACCATCGCCCCCAAGCGCAAGCAAACCCTGCGCTTCCGGGTGGGCAAGGACTGGGTGCAGGCCCGGCGGGTGGAGATTCCGGCCCGCCCTTTCATCCCAGAGCCCGAGCTTTCGCCCCGCTGGGAGCAGGCGCTGGAGGAGGCGGCCCGGGCCTACCTGGAAAAGGAGATTCGATGA